Part of the uncultured Anaeromusa sp. genome is shown below.
GACAGGTCCATATCCGAAGCGAAAAGTGAGGTAAAAATGATGAAAATTCGGCGCGCGTTAATTAGCGTTTCTGATAAAAGCGGCGTAGTGGAGTTTGCTAAAGAACTTTGCCAAATGGGCGTGGAAATCGTCTCTACTGGCGGCACGATGAAGACGCTGCGGGCGGCGGGGCTGCCTGTGACCTATGTAAGCGATGTTACGGGCTTTCCTGAAATCATGGATGGCCGTGTGAAAACCTTGAACCCCTATGTGCATGGCGGCATTTTGGCGATTCGCGACAACGAAGCCCATGTAGCGGCGATGAAAGAGCATGGCATCACGGGTATTGATTTGGTGGCGGTGAACTTGTATCCCTTCCGCCAGACCATTGCCAAAGAAGGGGTAACCTTGGAGGAAGCCGTCGAGAACATCGATATCGGCGGACCGGCTATGATTCGTGCGGCGGCGAAAAATTTCGCCTATGTGACCGTGGTAGTCAATCCTGAGCGGTACCAGACGGTAGTGGAAGAGCTGCGCCAAAGCGGCGAAGTGTCGGATAAAACACGCATGCGTCTTTCGCAGGAAGCATACAGCCATACCGGCGAATACGACGCCTGCATTGCTCGCTATTTAGCGCAGCGTTTAGATGGCGAAGACACTTTCCCTGTTACTTTGCATGGTGTATGGGAAAAAGCCCAGGACTTGCGTTACGGCGAGAATCCACATCAAGCGGCCGCTTTCTACAAAGAAAGAGGCGCGAAAAGCGGCCTGGCAGCGGCGCAGCAGCTGCATGGCAAGGAATTGTCCTTTAACAATCTGGTGGATTTGGAAGCAGCCTATGCCGTGGCGGCTGATTTTCCGCAGCCAGCAGCGGCTATTATCAAGCATACCAATCCCTGCGGCACCGGCATGGGGGAAACTCTGGCCGATGCGTACCGCAAGGCGCATAGCGCCGATCCGGTATCTGCTTTCGGCGGTATTGTCGGTTTGAACCGGGAAGTGGATGCGGAAACGGCCGGTGAACTGAGCACTATCTTCTTAGAAGCGGTCATTGCCCCTTCCTATACCAAGGAAGCGCTGGATATTTTGTCTCAGAAGAAGAATATCCGTCTTTTGGCGGCTCCGCTGCCCAAGCAGGGGCGTAAAGAATGGGATATTAAAAAAGTTTCCGGCGGCCTGTTGCTGCAGGAAACAGATACGCAAGAACTCGTGGAAAGCGAGCTGAAAGTGGTTTCTAAGCGTCAGCCGACCGAAGCGGAATGGAAGCAGCTGCGTTTTGCCTGGACGGTGGTCAAGCATGTGAAGTCTAATGCCATTGTCGTAGCGGCGGATGATAAGACGCTGGGCGTTGGCGCCGGCCAGATGAATCGCGTTGGTTCAGCGGCCATTGCTTTGGTACAGGCTGGCGAAGCGGCTAAAGGAGCTGTTTTGTCTTCCGACGCCTTCTTCCCTTTCCGAGATACCATTGATACGGCGGCTAAAGCCGGCATTACCGCCATCATTCAGCCTGGCGGCTCTGTACGGGATGAAGAATCCATTCAGGCGGCCGACGAGCATGGCATTGCCATGGTCTTTACCGGCATGCGTCACTTCAAACATTAGAACCAGGCAGAGGCAGCGGAGGATGTTAGAGAACATGGATGTTGGAGCAAATGCGGCATGATTGTTTTCTTTGCAGAGTACCGGCTGCCTCTGTTTTTTCGGTAGTTGAAAGACAGGAAACTTGAAGACTATTTTCGGAAAGAGGTGGGATCGTGCGTATTTTAGTCATTGGCGGCGGCGGCCGCGAGCATGCGCTGGTATGGAAGCTGGCGCAAAGCAAAGGTGTTTCCGCAATTTTTTGCGCTCCCGGCAATCCTGGGATGGCGCCTTTAGCGCAATGCGTGAATCTCGGCGTGGAGGATCACGAAGCATTGGCGGCTTTTGCCAAAGAGAACGACATTGATTTGACAGTGGTAGGGCCGGAAGGCCCGTTGGTTGCAGGAATAGTGGACTTTTTTGCCGCCAAAGGCTTGCGCGCTTTTGGACCTTCCCAGGCTGCGGCTCGTTTGGAAGGCTCTAAACAGTTTGCCAAGGAAATTATGGCGAAATACGGTATTCCGACAGCGGACTTTGCGGTTTTCACCGACGCGGAAGCCGCAAAAGAGTATGTGCGCAAAAATGGCGCACCGATCGTAGTCAAGGCGGACGGTCTTGCCGCCGGCAAGGGTGTGGTCGTAGCGATGAGTGAGGCAGAAGCAATTGCCGCCATTGACGATATGCTTTGCCAGGGGCGGTTTGGCAGCGCCGGTAACCGTGTGGTGCTGGAAGAGTTTATGCAGGGAGAAGAAGCTTCTTTGCTGGCTTTTGCCGATGGCGAAACGGTAGTGCCGATGGTAGCGGCTCAGGACCATAAACGCATTTTTGACGGTGATCAAGGGCCGAATACCGGCGGCATGGGCGCTTACGCTCCGGCGCCAGTGGCTACGGAGTCTATTTTAAAGCAGACTTTGGAAACTGTTTTGCAGCCTATGGTTAAAGCCATGGCAGCAGAAGGCTGTCCTTATAAAGGGGTGCTGTATGCGGGGCTGATGATCACTGAGAAAGGCCCTCGGGTAGTCGAATTTAATGCGCGTTTTGGCGATCCGGAGACGCAGGTGGTATTGCCTTTGCTGGAAAGCGATCTCGTAGAGATTATGCTGGCTTGCATAGACGGAACTTTGGCTAAGACCGAAGTGAAGTGGAAACAAAGCAGCACCGTATGCGTGGTTATGGCGGCCGGCGGCTATCCGGAAAGTTACCGCAAAGGAGACGTTATCCGGGGGTTAGCTGAGGCTGCAGAAGCGGGAACGGTCGTATTCCATGCTGGAACAGGGTTGTCGGCGGACGGCGAGATTGTTACCGCCGGCGGTCGGGTATTGGGCGTTACCGCAAGCGGCGATGATATTGCCGGAGCGGTAGCGGCAGCGTATAAGGGAGTCGCTTGTATTTCCTTTGAAGGCGTTCAGTATCGTAAGGATATTGCCTATCGGGCGTTGGCTCGCCGCTAGGTTGTCTCTCTTGGTCTCTTGGTTGACAGACTGTGAGAAATAGAACTATAATGTAATCGAATCAGGCTTCAACTAAGGAACGCTGTATTGAATAAATCGGCGAGTTCTTAAGCAGGCGGGGGCGGAGCCCCCGCACTTTTTATATAGGGGGAACTAGGCCATGCGCAAGCGACACGTCTCAGAAGCAGCGGCAGAGGTCCGGAACAAAAGACAGCAGATTCTGGATGCGGCAGGCGTAGTGTTTGCACGGAAGGGCTATCATAAAGCAACAGTCGATGAAATCATTGCCTTAGCCGATACAGGCAAGGGGACTGTGTATAACTATTTTGTCAATAAGGAGCAGCTTTTTTATACCTTGATACAAGAGCGGAGCGCTCCTTTTGAAGAGGTTGCCGAAGCGATCGTTCATTCTTCAGAGCCGCCATTGCAAAAAATTCATACGTTGATTCGGGAATTTTTAGCTTTTTTTGTGGTGAATGCGGATTTGTGGCGCGTAATGATGCATGAAATGCGAGGCTTGGGAGCGCCGGAGTTGGCTGCGGTGCCGCTGCAGACTATAGAAAAATACAACCAATGGTTTTGTCGCAATATCGGCCGCCTGGAGGCTGTAATTTCACAAGGCATTGAAGCAGGGGCTTTGCGCAACTGTGAAACGCGTATTGTAGGCTGCGGTATTTTTAGCGTGATTGTGATGATGGTATTTCAAGGCTTTGTAAAAGATAATATTGACGAGATGGCGAATAGTGTTAATGAAATTGTTTTGTATGGTATTGTCGCTTCTTCGTAATAAATAATCCCCGGTCGACTCAGCCAGTCGACCGGGGATTTCTATTGTTTTCGCACGATAGGAATCGCGCTCTTCCGTGCATACACTGGATGCACTTCGTTTAGTCAGTTATTCAGTTGTGGGACTGCCCAATTGTTTGCTGATACGACCGCCCCCTTACATGGTGACCGAAACTCTGCTTCCTCTTTCATTGGACTCACCCCTGACTGTGGTAGTTGCCGAGCTACCTGTCGCCACTGCTTCCGGCGACTTTCTCTTCATCTACCCTTTTCTTTGATTTAAGTATAACAAGAATATTGCGAAAAGTCAAGCGGCCTTCATGGCAGCCATCGAAGCCCTCGCTTGACTCCTGTTCATTCTCCATACCCCTCTGTTTTACCAGGCTGGCAGGATAGTACCCTGAAAATGCTCTTCAATGTAGTTGCGAACTTCTGGAGAGTGATAGGCTTTGATTAGCAGCTGCAGTGAGCGGTTATCAGTTTCCCCTTCCCTTACGGCGATGACATGCGCATAGGCTGAAGAAGCCGGTTCCATGAGGAGAGCCTTGTTGGGGGCTAGGCCGTAAGAAAAAGCGTAGCCGCTGGGAATGCCCAATATATGGGCATCTTCCATATGCCTAGGCAGCGTGTTGGCCATGGCTGTTTTAAACACCAGTCCCAAGGGGTTGGTCTGTATATCTTCTAGAGTGGGTGTGGCCAGGGCATCTTGGCGCAAGGCGATGACGCCGCTTTTATGAAGGAGAAGCAAAGCGCGGCTCAAGCTGATCGGATCTTGCGGCAGGGCGACAATAGCGCCGCGGGGCAAATCATTGAGATTGGAAATTTTCTTTGAATAAAAACCCAGAGGGAAAAGCACGGTTTTAGCTGCCGCTTGCAGTTTGAAGCCGCGGTCTTTAGTGACGGTTGTTAAATAGGCTTCCGGTTGAAAAATATTAGCGTCCAATTTTTCACCGGCCAGGGCTTCGTTAATTTTCACGTAATCGTTGAACTTTACGACTTGAATTTGCAGACCGTCTTTTTCAGCGACATTTTGCACGACCTTCAAGATGTCTTCGTGAGGTCCGGCAATAACGCCTACTTTGATCGGCTTGACAGTGCTGGTCATGATGGCTACGGCATAGCCGATGCCGATCATAACTACTAAAACACTCAAGAGTAAGATGGCTAGTTTGCGATTTGACATAGAAAAACCCCCATGCAGGCGCAACGCAGCGTTGCTTCCGCACAGGGGCTGCACGTCAGATTAAAACGCTGGAACGATTGCACCTTGATATTTCTCGTTGATGAATTTCTTCACTTCTTCAGAGGTCAGCGCTTTCGTCAGCTTCTGAATTTCAGGACGATTTTCGTCTCCCTTGCGAATCGTCAAGATATTAGCGTAGGGAGAATCCTTTTGCTCAATGAACAAAGCATCTTTAGCAGGAACTAGTTTGGCTTCTAGCGCATAGTTCGTATTGATAACGGCAATGGCCAGATCCTCAAGAGAACGAGGCAGTTGAGGCGCTTCAAGCTCACGAATTTTCAAGTTTTTAGGGTTGGCTACAATATCGGAAATCGTGGCGTTTACGCCGGCGCCTTCCTTAAGTTTCAGTAAGCCGGCTTTTTCCAGCAGAGAAAGGGCGCGTCCGCCATTGGTCGGATCGTTGGGAATGCCAACTTGAGCGCCGTTAGACAAGTCATTAAGGTTTTTAATTTTTTGGGAATAAATGCCCATAGGCTCAATGTGAACTTTGGTAGTATAAGCCAACTGCAAGTTGCGCTCGGAAATGAACTTGTTTAAGTAAGGCACATGCTGAAAGAAGTTGGCATCCAATTCTTTATCCGCTACCGCAAGATTTGGACGTACATAATCGTTCATTTCGACGATAACCAGGTCGATTCCTTCTTTCGCCAGAAGCGGCTTGACGACGTTAAGAATTTCCGCATGCGGCACCGGTGTGGCGCCGACTTTGAGAACGGTTTTGGCGTTTTGCGCCGCCGGCTTGGCGTCGTTGCCGCCGCAGCCGGCAATAACCAAGGCCAAAGAGAGAAGAACTACCAGGAGAAGCAGAGATCTTTTTTTCATAGAAATTACCTCCTTGAATTTTTTTATTTTTTATTGAGTTTGGCTGCAATCAGATCGCCGCAGGACTGGATAATCTGTACCTGCGCGACCAAGACGACAACCGTTGCCAACATCACGTCGCCGCGAAAGCGCTGATAACCGTAGCGAATGGCTAAATCACCCAGGCCGCCGCCGCCGATGGCGCCAGCCATGGCGGAATAGCCGACAAGGCTGATAACCATTAAGGTTAAACCGGAAATAATGGACGGCATAGACTCTGGTAGAAGCACCCGGGTAATGATGGCTAGCGGCGAGGCGCCCATGGCCTGAGCGGCTTCCACCAGGCCGTAGTCTACTTCCTTAATGGCGGTTTCTACAATGCGCGCCAGGAACGGAATAGCGGCTAAACTTAAAGGAACTACTGCGGCGTCAGTGCCAATAGAGGTTCCTGCGATCATGCGCGTGATGGGGATGATGGCTACCATCAAAATAATAAAAGGAACCGAACGGCAAGCGTTAACAATAGCGCCTAAAACGCGATAGAGAGCTAAATTTTCCAGGATATGTCCTTTGTCGGTTGTAACCAGGATGACGCCCAAGGGAATACCGAAAAGAGCGGCGACAAAGGAAGAAAAAGCTACCATATAAGTGGTTTCGCCCAAAGACTTAACCAGCAAGAGAAGCATGTCTTGCGACATAGCCGATCACCTCAATTCCAAGATTGCGTTGTTTCAAATAAGCTAACGCCGCGTCCAGATCTTCTTGAGAGCCTGAAAGCTCTAAAATCAGCGTACCATAGGGCGTGCTTTGGATGTGGTCGATGTTGCCGTAGAGAATGTTGGGAGTGACCTGATACTGGCGAATCAGTGTGGCAATGACAGGCTCTTCAGCGGACTGTCCCAAGAAAGACAGGCGCAGTACCAGATTGCCTTCCGGCAACGGCGTAGGGGAGAAAGCTACGTCAGCAAGAATTTCCGGCAGATCATGGTTAATGATGGTGCGGATGAATTCTCTGGTCGTATCGGTTTGGGGCTGGGTGAATACATCCAGAACCGGCCCTTCTTCGCTGATGACGCCGTTTTCAATGACGGCGACGCGATCGCAAATTTCTTTAATGACCTGCATTTCATGCGTGATAAGCACAATGGTCAGGCCGAGCTGCTTATTAATGTTCTTTAGCAGTTCCAAAATTGCCTTGGTGGTCTGCGGGTCTAGGGCGGAGGTGGCTTCATCGCAAAGCAGTACCGTTGGCTGATTGGCCAGCGCCCGCGCGATGCCTACGCGCTGTTTTTGTCCGCCTGAAAGCTGGGCCGGATATTGATCGCGTTTATCGGACAGCTCAACCAGCTCCAAGAGGCGGCTGACTTTTTGTTCGATTTCTTTTTTGCTGACTCCAGCCAGTTCTAAAGGGAAGGCTACGTTATCAAATACCGTGCGGGAGGAAAGCAGATTAAAATGTTGAAAAATCATGCCGATTTTTTTGCGCGCTTCCCGCAGCCGCTGTTCATTAAAAGAAGTCAGTTCTTGACCGTTAACGATGACCGTGCCGGCAGTGGGCCGCTCCAGAAGATTGATGCAGCGAATGAGGGTGCTCTTGCCAGCGCCGCTCTTGCCGATGACTCCAAAAATCTCTCCCTCTTCAATGGTGAGGCTGATGCCCCGCAAGGCGTGAACGGCGTCGGAACCGCCGGAAGCGGGATAGGTTTTTTCAATGTTTTCTAGCTGAATCATGGTGAATCCCCTCTCTGCAATATGCATGTAAATACAAAAAAATCTCTTCGTGGCAAGCGAAGAGACGTCATGAGTAAAACTCAGTTCTTCATCTGCCAGGCGTATCCTGCAGGAATTGGCACCGTTCACCTGTGTGATGGTTGCCGCGGCTTCATCGGGCCCGTCCCTCTGCCAGCTCTTGATGAAAAAATATGAAATTATCAGTTTATAGGAATCAAATGCTTACGGATGCAATTGATTACGTGAGAATAACTTTAGCACGCGTCTAGAGCGCTGTCAAGAAAAAAATAGTTTCACAAACTAAAGAAGAAAAGAGGTGAAGGAAGGACTTTGAAGGGAAAGGGAGAATATGTATAAGATGTTCATGTGTTAATGAAAGGGGTAGTCTAATGGTAAATCCGAAGTTGAAGGATGTTCTTACCGACCATTTGTGTGAAGCGGTATTGCAGTTGGAAACAGTGGAAGAATGTTATCAACTCTTTGAAGACATTTGTACAATTAGCGAGCTTAAGGCGCTGGCGCAGCGGTTGGAAGTAGCTCGGATGCTGCGCAAAAAGCATACGTATGACGAAATTGTAGAGCGTACTGGGGCCAGCACCGCTACAATCAGCCGTGTTAAGCGCTGTCTGCATTACGGCGCTGACGGTTATAAGCTGATTTTAGAACGCATGGAAGTAAAAAATGAGGCGGAGCAAGGAGACGAAGATATACATGAGAAAGAATGAATTTGTACCTAAAATTCCCTATGGGATGCGTGATTTCCTGCCAGGCGAAGTGGGGCAGAAACGACAAGTGGAGGAAAGTCTCATTCGTTTGTTCGCCCGCTGGGGGTATGAGGAAATCATTACGCCTACGATGGAATATATGGAAACCTTGCAGGCGGGCAGTGAGGGAATTGAGGCGCATTTATACAAATTTTTCGATCGCCATAATCGTCTTTTAGCCTTGCGGCCGGACATGACTACTCCCATTGCCAGAGTGGCGGCTACTCGCCTGAAGGATCAAGAGGCGCCTTTGCGGCTTTGCTATTTAGCGAATGTATTTCGATATGAAGAGGCGCAGGCTGGACGGCAGTGCGAATTTTACCAGGCCGGAGTTGAACTTTTGGGTGAAGGCGGCGCTACGGCAGACGCCGAGGTAGTGGCCTTGGCGGTGGAAAGTCTTTTGGACGCGGGACTGGTTTCTTTTCAAATCAGCTTGGGACAAGTGGATTTTATCAACGGTCTTTTAGCGGAAGCCGGCTTGCAAGGGGAGCGGAGCCGTGAAATTCGTCAGGCCTTAACAAGCCGAGATTTGGTTGGCTTGGAAAAATTACTTGCAGACAGTGGTATTCCCGCAGGGGCGCAGCAGCTTTTGCGCCGCATTCCCTTGCTGCATGGCAAACGAGAATTGCTTGAAGAAGCTCGCAGTTTGGTGAATAATGACGTCAGCCGCCGGGCGCTCGACAACTTAGCCCAAATCTACGCATTGCTGGAGCATTATGGAGTAGCGGAGCATGTCGTCTTTGACTTAGGAGTCTTTCGGAATTTTTCCTATTATACCGGCATGGTCTTTGAAGCGTATACGCCGGGGCTGGGCTTTCCTGTGCTTGGCGGCGGGCGCTATGACCAGTTGGCGGGAGCGTATGGAGAATCCTGCCCGGCCACCGGTTTTGCCTTGGGGATTGAACGGGTTCTCTTGGCGCGGCAGCGCCAAAAGCTGGAAGTGTGCGCCGCGAAAAGCGATGTATATATTTCCTGGGAAAAGAACGGCTTGGTTCAAGCCATTCAGAGGGCGACGAGCTTGCGTCAGGAAGGGCTGCGAGTAGAGTTGGCGGCGCAGGAAGAAAATCGTATGGAGGCGCAACACCGTTGCGAGGGCCGTTGCTGCGGGCGCCTGGAATACTTTACAGGAGATTGAGGCAGATGTGGCAGCAGCGTGTACGTCAGGTATGGGCGGCGCTTCATGCCGTCATAACCGACGCGGATCGAGAATTGG
Proteins encoded:
- a CDS encoding methionine ABC transporter ATP-binding protein; this encodes MIQLENIEKTYPASGGSDAVHALRGISLTIEEGEIFGVIGKSGAGKSTLIRCINLLERPTAGTVIVNGQELTSFNEQRLREARKKIGMIFQHFNLLSSRTVFDNVAFPLELAGVSKKEIEQKVSRLLELVELSDKRDQYPAQLSGGQKQRVGIARALANQPTVLLCDEATSALDPQTTKAILELLKNINKQLGLTIVLITHEMQVIKEICDRVAVIENGVISEEGPVLDVFTQPQTDTTREFIRTIINHDLPEILADVAFSPTPLPEGNLVLRLSFLGQSAEEPVIATLIRQYQVTPNILYGNIDHIQSTPYGTLILELSGSQEDLDAALAYLKQRNLGIEVIGYVARHASLAG
- the purH gene encoding bifunctional phosphoribosylaminoimidazolecarboxamide formyltransferase/IMP cyclohydrolase, with the protein product MKIRRALISVSDKSGVVEFAKELCQMGVEIVSTGGTMKTLRAAGLPVTYVSDVTGFPEIMDGRVKTLNPYVHGGILAIRDNEAHVAAMKEHGITGIDLVAVNLYPFRQTIAKEGVTLEEAVENIDIGGPAMIRAAAKNFAYVTVVVNPERYQTVVEELRQSGEVSDKTRMRLSQEAYSHTGEYDACIARYLAQRLDGEDTFPVTLHGVWEKAQDLRYGENPHQAAAFYKERGAKSGLAAAQQLHGKELSFNNLVDLEAAYAVAADFPQPAAAIIKHTNPCGTGMGETLADAYRKAHSADPVSAFGGIVGLNREVDAETAGELSTIFLEAVIAPSYTKEALDILSQKKNIRLLAAPLPKQGRKEWDIKKVSGGLLLQETDTQELVESELKVVSKRQPTEAEWKQLRFAWTVVKHVKSNAIVVAADDKTLGVGAGQMNRVGSAAIALVQAGEAAKGAVLSSDAFFPFRDTIDTAAKAGITAIIQPGGSVRDEESIQAADEHGIAMVFTGMRHFKH
- a CDS encoding TetR/AcrR family transcriptional regulator; this translates as MRKRHVSEAAAEVRNKRQQILDAAGVVFARKGYHKATVDEIIALADTGKGTVYNYFVNKEQLFYTLIQERSAPFEEVAEAIVHSSEPPLQKIHTLIREFLAFFVVNADLWRVMMHEMRGLGAPELAAVPLQTIEKYNQWFCRNIGRLEAVISQGIEAGALRNCETRIVGCGIFSVIVMMVFQGFVKDNIDEMANSVNEIVLYGIVASS
- a CDS encoding methionine ABC transporter permease, translated to MSQDMLLLLVKSLGETTYMVAFSSFVAALFGIPLGVILVTTDKGHILENLALYRVLGAIVNACRSVPFIILMVAIIPITRMIAGTSIGTDAAVVPLSLAAIPFLARIVETAIKEVDYGLVEAAQAMGASPLAIITRVLLPESMPSIISGLTLMVISLVGYSAMAGAIGGGGLGDLAIRYGYQRFRGDVMLATVVVLVAQVQIIQSCGDLIAAKLNKK
- a CDS encoding YerC/YecD family TrpR-related protein, which gives rise to MVNPKLKDVLTDHLCEAVLQLETVEECYQLFEDICTISELKALAQRLEVARMLRKKHTYDEIVERTGASTATISRVKRCLHYGADGYKLILERMEVKNEAEQGDEDIHEKE
- the purD gene encoding phosphoribosylamine--glycine ligase, translated to MRILVIGGGGREHALVWKLAQSKGVSAIFCAPGNPGMAPLAQCVNLGVEDHEALAAFAKENDIDLTVVGPEGPLVAGIVDFFAAKGLRAFGPSQAAARLEGSKQFAKEIMAKYGIPTADFAVFTDAEAAKEYVRKNGAPIVVKADGLAAGKGVVVAMSEAEAIAAIDDMLCQGRFGSAGNRVVLEEFMQGEEASLLAFADGETVVPMVAAQDHKRIFDGDQGPNTGGMGAYAPAPVATESILKQTLETVLQPMVKAMAAEGCPYKGVLYAGLMITEKGPRVVEFNARFGDPETQVVLPLLESDLVEIMLACIDGTLAKTEVKWKQSSTVCVVMAAGGYPESYRKGDVIRGLAEAAEAGTVVFHAGTGLSADGEIVTAGGRVLGVTASGDDIAGAVAAAYKGVACISFEGVQYRKDIAYRALARR
- a CDS encoding MetQ/NlpA family ABC transporter substrate-binding protein; translation: MSNRKLAILLLSVLVVMIGIGYAVAIMTSTVKPIKVGVIAGPHEDILKVVQNVAEKDGLQIQVVKFNDYVKINEALAGEKLDANIFQPEAYLTTVTKDRGFKLQAAAKTVLFPLGFYSKKISNLNDLPRGAIVALPQDPISLSRALLLLHKSGVIALRQDALATPTLEDIQTNPLGLVFKTAMANTLPRHMEDAHILGIPSGYAFSYGLAPNKALLMEPASSAYAHVIAVREGETDNRSLQLLIKAYHSPEVRNYIEEHFQGTILPAW
- a CDS encoding MetQ/NlpA family ABC transporter substrate-binding protein: MKKRSLLLLVVLLSLALVIAGCGGNDAKPAAQNAKTVLKVGATPVPHAEILNVVKPLLAKEGIDLVIVEMNDYVRPNLAVADKELDANFFQHVPYLNKFISERNLQLAYTTKVHIEPMGIYSQKIKNLNDLSNGAQVGIPNDPTNGGRALSLLEKAGLLKLKEGAGVNATISDIVANPKNLKIRELEAPQLPRSLEDLAIAVINTNYALEAKLVPAKDALFIEQKDSPYANILTIRKGDENRPEIQKLTKALTSEEVKKFINEKYQGAIVPAF
- the hisZ gene encoding ATP phosphoribosyltransferase regulatory subunit, with the translated sequence MRKNEFVPKIPYGMRDFLPGEVGQKRQVEESLIRLFARWGYEEIITPTMEYMETLQAGSEGIEAHLYKFFDRHNRLLALRPDMTTPIARVAATRLKDQEAPLRLCYLANVFRYEEAQAGRQCEFYQAGVELLGEGGATADAEVVALAVESLLDAGLVSFQISLGQVDFINGLLAEAGLQGERSREIRQALTSRDLVGLEKLLADSGIPAGAQQLLRRIPLLHGKRELLEEARSLVNNDVSRRALDNLAQIYALLEHYGVAEHVVFDLGVFRNFSYYTGMVFEAYTPGLGFPVLGGGRYDQLAGAYGESCPATGFALGIERVLLARQRQKLEVCAAKSDVYISWEKNGLVQAIQRATSLRQEGLRVELAAQEENRMEAQHRCEGRCCGRLEYFTGD